A region of the Candidatus Bathyarchaeota archaeon genome:
AAATCTCTGATGGGTGCGGACGGCCCGAAAGGTTGAACATCGTCGTTCAAAACCAGAAAGCCGTGTGGTCGTTTTTTCAGAGCTAACTCCACATCGGTGGCTGTTGAAGCTAAAGCCAACTCGCGAGTCATGTCCATGATTTTGCCTGCTTCTTCAAAGCGGCGTACATGGACTCGGTGTTTGCCTCGGATGAGCATGGAGCGGAAGCCAACTATTTCGTCTATCGTCTTGCCGAACCACAATTCAGGCAGGTCGTAGAGGCTTGTATCTTCGTGAACTGGCGGCACCATGGGACCTGCATAAACATAAGGGTACCCGATTCGGCCCACAAAGACGCTGGGCGGTGATGCTCCATCAATGTCTAAGCTTTTAATTAGCGGTATGGTGCGCATGAAAGAGTTTACGCGAATCATGACAGGGCAACGAGTTTTGCCGCATAACATTCGTGAACCTTTGCAAGCTACACATAAACCCGCACTGGTCTGCTTTGTAGCCCACATATCTTTATTATCGTTGAGTTCGTTGACGAGGCTTGGATTATCAAGAAGATCCAATACCCAAGGATTACTTTTACCTACAACTCGTTTCTTCGCTTTGCCAACTCGGAGTTTCACATTTGAGCACTCAAGTAGAAAATGGAGAAAAGCTGCTTAAAAAGAAAGTTGAAATCAACATGCCAAATTCTGAGTGCACTTGGCGGGTTAAGGGTAGCTTCTACGTATAGTTCGCGGGAACGGAATAGCATCTATTATGTTGTCTAAGTCAAGCATCCACATCAGCAGCCGTTCCACACCAAGTCCGAATCCCACATGGGGCACAGTACCGTATCTCCGCATGTCAATATACCAGTCGTAATCTTCCACTAGCAAACCTGACTCCTTAATTCTCTTAATCAACTCGTCTTTATCATCTTCTCTAGCGCCGCCGGTTGTCAACTCCCCTATTCTTGGAACAAGCATGTCCACTGACATGGCTATTTCCGGCTT
Encoded here:
- a CDS encoding asparagine--tRNA ligase — its product is RELEELGVDPKKLLKIKPPFPRITYKEAIERLQKKGFDITWGEDLGYDEEKALAEDFEGPFFVYDYPKEIKAFYCKTYRDKPEIAMSVDMLVPRIGELTTGGAREDDKDELIKRIKESGLLVEDYDWYIDMRRYGTVPHVGFGLGVERLLMWMLDLDNIIDAIPFPRTIRRSYP